A stretch of Malus sylvestris chromosome 11, drMalSylv7.2, whole genome shotgun sequence DNA encodes these proteins:
- the LOC126588619 gene encoding uncharacterized protein LOC126588619, translated as MAEKLCLMASHGYPHGRVLHQEQLMSVIKDFQPFMPSFGAKEEITKLGSLKLVPQQCEEPWKLTSGVPEANWFVKTVSEIERPPLNLQDVRPDSVLFSIGIAEHFIKREKMLQFLRSGEGEVERGAVDITLLYDLMGLHEMGQQPLMPSLIYPGSEFNTQKPLLDFVGDLHWSSKITVQPDGRVLFTGTEAEMKHLLSVVAEFYSLRNTVVWKKQSVLVPHFKSVGSREAGVIIDGTLVNMQATTLAPLKSPEKVKTKAPKRRSGKKAGKDRDLYERNYFHACESLLSIMMNRKQHGKLAVLSLKKSGPELPELLTQFSAGIAGTGLAVLFSVLCKVASGRVPLCASKLLNTGVAFALVWLSWGVNKLRDTVVQIRKNSKKPGLQEEEIMKRVDRSVNEIYLRAGTLMAVAVLRLA; from the exons ATGGCGGAAAAGCTTTGCCTGATGGCCTCCCATGGCTATCCTCACGGCCGCGTTCTGCACCAGGAGCAACTCATGAGCGTTATCAAG GATTTTCAACCCTTTATGCCAAGTTTTGGAGCAAAGGAGGAAATCACAAAGTTAGGGTCTTTGAAATTGGTGCCGCAGCAATGTGAGGAGCCATGGAAACTCACAAGTGGAGTGCCGGAGGCCAATTGGTTTGTAAAGACTGTCTCAGAAATTGAAAGACCTCCACTTAATTTGCAAG ATGTTCGTCCAGACTCAGTGCTGTTCAGCATTGGAATTGCCGAACACTTCATAAAACGTGAAAAGATGTTGCAGTTCCTCAGATCAGGAGAGGGTGAAGTGGAGAGAGGCGCAGTAGATATAACCTTACTATATGACTTGATGGGGTTACATGAAATGGGCCAACAACCATTAATGCCATCTCTTATCTACCCGGGAAGTGAGTTTAATACCCAGAAGCCTCTCTTGGACTTTGTGGGCGATCTTCACTGGAGTTCGAAAATTACAGTTCAGCCAGATGGTCGAGTCTTATTCACAGGTACTGAGGCTGAGATGAAGCATCTCCTTTCAGTTGTAGCTGAATTTTACTCCTTGAGAAACACAGTTGTTTGGAAAAAGCAGTCTGTGTTGGTTCCGCACTTTAAGAG TGTGGGGAGCCGGGAAGCAGGAGTTATCATTGATGGAACTTTGGTCAATATGCAGGCGACTACGCTTGCTCCCTTGAAGAG TCCCGAAAAAGTTAAGACAAAGGCGCCCAAGCGGAGGAGTGGTAAAAAAGCAGGCAAAGATAGAGATCTCTACGAGCGGAACTACTTCCACGCCTGTGAGAGCCTTCTATCCATAATGATGAACAGAAAACAGCATGGGAAACTGGCAGTTCTCTCACTTAAAAAGTCCGGCCCAGAGCTTCCGGAACTCCTAACCCAGTTTTCTGCTGGTATCGCTGGAACTGGCTTGGCTGTCCTTTTCTCTGTCCTCTGTAAAGTAGCTTCTGGGAGGGTACCCCTTTGTGCGTCCAAACTCTTGAACACCGGAGTTGCATTTGCATTAGTCTGGCTCTCTTGGGGGGTGAATAAACTGAGGGACACAGTTGTTCAAATCAGGAAGAATTCAAAGAAGCCAGGTTTACAAGAAGAGGAAATAATGAAAAGGGTAGATAGAAGCGTGAACGAGATTTACTTGAGAGCCGGAACATTGATGGCGGTGGCGGTGTTGAGGCTTGCTTGA
- the LOC126588618 gene encoding elongation factor Tu, mitochondrial-like, with protein sequence MAAVALRNPGSRRILPYSSHIYLCGRGSIAAAGSPISDAAFGNDRSCSPSPWWRSMATFTRTKPHVNVGTIGHVDHGKTTLTAAITKVLAEEGKAKAVAFDEIDKAPEEKKRGITIATAHVEYETVKRHYAHVDCPGHADYVKNMITGAAQMDGGILVVSAPDGPMPQTKEHILLARQVGVPSLVCFLNKVDAVDDPELIELVEMELRELLSFYKFPGDEIPIIRGSALSALQGTNDEIGKKAILKLMESVDEYIPDPVRQLDKPFLMPIEDVFSIQGRGTVATGRVEQGTIKVGEEVEILGLHQGSPLKTVVTGVEMFKKILDHGQAGDNVGLLLRGLKREDIQRGQVIAKPGTVKTHKRFEAEIYVLTKDEGGRHTAFFSNYRPQFYLRTADITGKVELPENVKMVMPGDNVTAVFELIQPVPLEQGQRFALREGGRTVGAGVVSKVL encoded by the exons aTGGCTGCGGTCGCTCTCAGGAACCCTGGGTCCAGGCGCATCCTCCCATACTCCTCGCATATCTACTTGTGCGGCCGAGGATCGATCGCCGCCGCCGGTTCTCCAATCTCCGACGCTGCTTTCGGAAATGACCGATCTTGTAGTCCTAGTCCTTGGTGGCGATCCATGGCCACCTTCACACGCAC AAAACCTCATGTGAATGTTGGAACAATCGGACACGTTGATCATGGAAAAACGACGCTGACTGCCGCAATTACAAAG GTACTGGCAGAAGAAGGGAAAGCTAAGGCTGTGGCCTTTGACGAAATTGATAAGGCCCCTGAGGAGAAAAAGAGAGGAATTACAATTGCAACG GCTCATGTAGAATACGAGACTGTGAAGCGCCATTATGCGCATGTGGACTGCCCAGGACATGCAGATTATGTCAAA AACATGATTACTGGAGCTGCCCAAATGGATGGAGGTATTCTGGTTGTCTCTGCTCCCGATGGGCCTATGCCACAAACTAAGGAACACATTCTGCTTGCTCGCCAA GTTGGTGTGCCATCACTTGTATGTTTTCTCAATAAAGTTGATGCTGTCGATGATCCGGAGTTGATAGAGCTGGTTGAAATGGAGCTCCGTG AGCTTCTTAGCTTCTACAAGTTCCCTGGGGATGAAATTCCGATTATCCGGGGTTCAGCTCTATCGGCTTTACAAGGCACAAATGATGAGATTGGCAAAAAGGCAATCTTAAAGTTAATGGAATCTGTGGATGAGTACATTCCTGACCCTGTACGCCAGCTTGACAAACCCTTCCTGATGCCAATTGAAGATGTTTTCTCAATTCAG GGTCGTGGAACTGTTGCCACTGGCCGTGTTGAACAAGGGACCATTAAAGTTGGTGAGGAAGTTGAGATTCTGGGTTTACATCAG GGTTCTCCTTTGAAAACAGTGGTGACCGGTGTTGAAATGTTCAAGAAAATCTTGGATCATGGACAA GCTGGTGATAATGTCGGTCTTCTTCTTAGAGGTCTGAAGAGGGAAGATATCCAACGAGGACAG GTAATTGCTAAGCCAGGAACTGTGAAGACACACAAGAGGTTTGAAGCAGAAATATACGTCCTCACAAAGGATGAAGGTGGACGCCACACTGCCTTTTTCTCAAACTACAGGCCTCAGTTTTACTTGAGAACAGCAGATATCACTGGAAAGGTAGAACTGCCCGAAAATGTTAAGATGGTTATGCCTGGAGACAACGTGACTGCAGTTTTTGAGCTGATTCAACCAGTTCCTCTTGAACAAG GACAAAGATTTGCCTTGAGGGAGGGAGGTAGAACGGTTGGTGCAGGAGTTGTTTCGAAAGTACTCTGA
- the LOC126588620 gene encoding E3 ubiquitin-protein ligase SP1-like, whose product MRIWEGVWWCLGALALYLPGWRFSSDADVLESVPRIKQMSELAKLLEFRRTPLVVGVSGTVCCENPIHCEFAGLRGVVVMQTAAQRFLKRNEKGEWQMGYTSLLSECKEVPWYLDDGTGRVNVVGATDASGFTFPASSGQFEQSRRCHKCEMNRLECETKRSVERERIDDREGIKLLGVQRTEHVLPIGISLSVVGEAVKDNVGTIRIQKPHKGPFYVSTKSIDELIASHKNWARFLKCASFGVAVIGLTLNAAELDKYIRERLRRSEWMRSRRRAAAVADIRSRQHNAGSSDTRAVAADYIRSQRDNAGERAAAAPDGANSCVICLEQQYNVVFIPCGHMCCCTTCCSQLTECPLCRQPFSQAVRTFRP is encoded by the exons ATGCGAATTTGGGAGGGAGTATGGTGGTGTTTGGGTGCACTTGCTCTTTACCTGCCCGGATGGAGATTCAGTAG TGATGCAGATGTTCTTGAGTCGGTCCCTCGGATTAAGCAGATGAGTGAATTGG CCAAACTGTTGGAGTTTAGGCGGACACCTTTGGTGGTTGGAGTTTCTGGGACCGTTTGCTGTGAAAATCCAATCCACTGTGAGTTTGCTGGTTTACGAGGCGTAGTTGTTATGCAAACG GCAGCACAAAGGTTTCTGAAACGCAACGAGAAAGGTGAGTGGCAGATGGGTTATACTTCGCTACTTTCAGAATGTAAAGAAGTGCCCTGGTATTTG GATGATGGAACTGGCCGGGTGAATGTGGTCGGAGCTACAGATGCCTCAGGCTTTACATTTCCAGCTTCAAGTGGTCAATTTGAACAGTCCAGGAGATGCCACAAATGTGAGATGAACAGACTCGAATGTGAGACAAAGAGAAGCGTCGAGCGTGAGAGAATAGATGACCGTGAAGGCATCAAG TTACTGGGAGTCCAGAGAACTGAGCATGTACTTCCAATTGGTATTTCTCTGAGTGTTGTTGGTGAG GCCGTCAAAGACAACGTTGGTACCATTCGCATTCAAAAACCCCACAAAGGGCCATTTTATGTCTCCACCAAATCCATCGACGAGCTCATTGCGAGCCATAAGAACTGGGCAAG GTTTCTGAAATGTGCATCTTTTGGTGTGGCTGTGATCGGTCTTACTTTGAATGCCGCTGAACTTGATAAGTACATCAGGGAAAGACTGCGCCGCTCCGAATGGATGAGAAGCAGGAGAAG GGCTGCTGCTGTAGCTGATATAAGATCTCGGCAACATAATGCAG GTTCATCGGACACAAGGGCCGTTGCTGCAGATTATATAAGATCTCAAAGAGATAATGCAG GCGAAAGGGCTGCTGCTGCACCAGACGGGGCCAATTCATGTGTGATATGCCTTGAGCAGCAGTACAATGTTGTTTTCATCCC GTGTGGTCATATGTGCTGTTGTACAACTTGCTGCTCGCAGCTGACCGAATGTCCCCTCTGCCGGCAACCATTTTCTCAGGCGGTGAGGACATTCCGCCCTTAA
- the LOC126588622 gene encoding succinate dehydrogenase subunit 3-1, mitochondrial-like: MAAAALRNPSSKRILSYSPQSYLFGRGLIAAGGSPIADSAVGNDRSFSPSPWWRSMATFTGIKPHVNVGFDHGKTTLTAALTKGFATGATGPVEQGTVSPNNMNLRPLSPHLPVYKPHLNSTFSITNRISGVVLATVVLLFYLLYMKMGLICFTFEKYYQLLFYSSKLIPITLEISALALAYHTLYGIRSFVRKL; encoded by the exons aTGGCTGCGGCCGCTCTCAGAAACCCTAGCTCCAAGCGCATCCTCTCCTACTCGCCGCAATCCTACTTGTTCGGCCGAGGATTGATCGCCGCCGGCGGTTCTCCAATCGCCGACTCTGCTGTCGGAAATGACCGATCTTTTAGCCCTAGTCCTTGGTGGCGATCCATGGCCACCTTCACCGGCAT AAAACCTCATGTGAATGTTGGATTTGATCATGGAAAAACGACGCTGACCGCCGCACTTACAAAG GGTTTTGCAACTGGTGCCACTGGCCCTGTTGAACAAGGGACCGTTAGTCCTAATAACATGAACCTTCGCCCATTGTCTCCTCATCTTCCTGTTTATAAGCCACATCTCAATTCGACATTTTCAATTACCAATAGAATCTCAGGGGTTGTCCTAGCTACTGTAGttcttcttttttatcttctttatatGAAAATGGGTTTGATTTGCTTCACCTTTGAAAAATACTACCAACTCCTCTTTTATTCATCAAAGCTCATCCCCATCACCCTCGAGATTTCAGCTTTAGCCCTGGCCTATCATACGTTATATGGGATTCGCAGCTTTGTTCGCAAATTGTGA
- the LOC126588621 gene encoding E3 ubiquitin-protein ligase SP1-like gives MLPWGGLSCCLSGAALYLLGRSSGRDAEILKSATRINQLKELAKLLDSEFRLPVVVAVSGRVSSETPINCEFTGLRGVVVEETAEQHFLKHNDAGSWIQDSALMLSMSKEVPWYLDDGTGRVFVVGARAATGFVLPVASEVFEESGRSLVRGTLDYLQGLKMLGVKRIERVLPTGTSMSVVGEAVKDDIGTIRIQRPQKGPFYVSPKTIDQLIANLGKWARWYKYASVGLTVFGVYLVAKHSIQYIIERKRRWEMQKRVLAAAAKRSGEDGEGSNEKDDGASDGNKRDRMMPDLCVICLEQDYNAVFVPCGHMCCCTTCSLHLTSCPLCRRRIDQAVKTFRH, from the exons ATGCTACCTTGGGGTGGATTGAGTTGTTGTCTGAGTGGAGCTGCTCTTTACCTTCTTGGCAGGAGCAGTGGCAG GGATGCAGAGATTCTTAAATCCGCCACTCGGATTAATCAGTTAAAGGAATTAG CAAAACTGTTGGATTCCGAATTTAGATTGCCAGTGGTGGTTGCAGTTTCGGGGAGAGTTAGCTCTGAAACCCCCATCAACTGTGAGTTCACTGGTTTACGAGGTGTAGTTGTGGAGGAAACG gCAGAACAACATTTTTTGAAACACAATGATGCTGGCTCATGGATACAGGATTCTGCTTTGATGCTTTCAATGAGTAAAGAAGTTCCCTGGTACTTG gATGATGGAACTGGTCGTGTGTTTGTGGTGGGAGCACGAGCTGCCACAGGATTTGTATTGCCGGTTGCAAGTGAGGTATTTGAAGAGTCAGGACGATCCCTCGTACGTGGGACATTAGATTATCTCCAAGGCCTCAAG ATGCTTGGAGTCAAACGAATTGAGAGGGTACTTCCAACCGGTACTTCTATGAGTGTTGTTGGTGAG GCTGTCAAAGATGACATTGGTACCATTCGGATTCAACGACCTCAGAAAGGGCCATTTTATGTCTCTCCCAAAACAATTGATCAGCTTATTGCAAACCTTGGAAAATGGGCAAG GTGGTACAAATATGCATCTGTGGGTTTGACCGTGTTTGGTGTTTATTTGGTTGCTAAGCATTCTATCCAATACATCATTGAGAGAAAGCGCCGTTGGGAAATGCAGAAAAG GGTTCTTGCTGCAGCTGCTAAAAGATCTGGGGAAGATGGTGAAG GTTCAAACGAAAAAGATGATGGTGCATCAGATGGAAACAAGAGAGACCGTATGATGCCCGATTTATGTGTGATATGCCTTGAACAGGATTATAATGCGGTTTTTGTCCC GTGTGGTCATATGTGCTGTTGTACAACTTGCTCCTTGCACCTGACCAGCTGTCCTCTCTGCCGGCGACGAATTGATCAGGCTGTAAAGACTTTCCGCCATTAA
- the LOC126590518 gene encoding uncharacterized protein LOC126590518, producing the protein MEKNGNNPAAPASDSEGVCQKIYSAITVSPAFRTVRRATHFPQEPTAASAARSTYPPQPQPKKSAELVVRIPITSEKIVGKGCDDQANSKVAAKIEPKKPPTHHGLVHKYKEELAKATHSKVEEDKHEAQAQARNIEGKKQGGLDINDKFSEYINRAKIKIRSMSSKKIAESDEVEYDGKKRETGNDHFSDYIQRAKKKFRSTPSNLGGRKNASFKRE; encoded by the coding sequence ATGGAAAAGAATGGCAATAATCCTGCTGCACCAGCATCAGATTCAGAGGGAGTGTGCCAGAAAATCTACAGCGCCATCACAGTTTCTCCTGCATTTCGAACAGTTCGCCGAGCCACGCATTTTCCACAAGAACCTACAGCTGCCTCCGCTGCTAGAAGCACTTATCCTCCACAACCACAACCCAAGAAGTCAGCTGAATTAGTGGTTCGGATTCCAATCACGTCCGAAAAAATAGTAGGGAAAGGCTGTGATGATCAAGCAAATTCCAAGGTTGCTGCGAAGATTGAACCCAAAAAACCTCCAACTCATCATGGTCTAGTACACAAATACAAGGAAGAGTTGGCCAAGGCTACTCATTCAAAAGTTGAGGAGGACAAACATGAAGCACAAGCTCAAGCTAGGAATATTGAAGGAAAGAAACAAGGAGGATTGGATATTAATGACAAATTTTCGGAGTATATCAATCGGGCGAAGATCAAGATCAGATCAATGTCATCGAAGAAGATAGCGGAATCAGATGAGGTTGAGTATGatggaaagaaaagagagactGGAAACGACCATTTTTCTGATTATATTCAACGTGCGAAGAAAAAGTTCAGATCTACGCCGTCAAATCTTGGTGGTCGAAAGAATGCTTCCTTTAAGCGAGAGTAG